CActcctgctctgataccatgtagaAATACAGTTGAATATTAATCTGTGATGATTTATTGATATGAATTCTGAGATTATTGAGTATATGTGTTCTGTTATATACATGTATACTTGCAATGGTTCTTTTGCTATCTGTGATCCTATTCTAACGTTCTTTTCTAGCTTGGGAAATGTGGAAGTGACCTTTCTTCCTTAGGGAATAAATGTTGCTTCTTTTCCCTGTTTTGGTGCCTGTGATGATCCAGTCTGAGGCCATGACCAACAGTCTTTGTCTGTTGGTTCTTCCTGGAGGTCCTAGACTGTTGGTCCTTGCTAGTTGTGCTTTGGGCTTGTTCCTCAACACTATAGTCCTagtttaaatgataaaattaaacttttaattaaggatatccatatttttaatttattttaataattaaatataaatatttgctaatttgctaaatctagaaaaaattgaaataatgtataaattaaatacattactaggaattaaaatattttataataaataattttctgcCCAACTGACCTGTCGTTTCACCATTCCATTCGTCAACTTAAAACGATTTCTCTATTTTCGTTGGAGGAAAAGCAGGTCTCTCGAATCATAAAATCTTCTGATACAAGGAGAAGCCTCTGTGGGCgcatgttatttttattattacactccactataagaaaaaaacaaacatCAGTGTCGCTTTATTGCCACTCGGTCGAGTTCAGAGAGCGAGTCGTAATGACTCGGTCATCTAAGGCAGGTGTGACTACCTCCAGCAAACGACTCAGCGTGTTTGATTTCAGTGAAGATGATGGACGCATTGAAACGGCGTCGAAGAAGTTGATCAATCGATTTCGAAACCgtaatgatgataataataataataataagaataattatgtTAAGAGAAAACGCCactcctttttctcttcttctatcGACAAGTATAAATTTCTCGAGTGCTGTAagttccttttaatttttatttattcaatttttaaaccCCTAAAAGTTAGGTTTTTTGCTCGCTTAGGTTAGTGAGTCATTTATATTGTTTCATGATGATGTGTGATTATTTAGATATCATgcaaaaagaacaaataataataaccgGAAATCGTTTTAAGAGCTGATGTGAAATTCTTAGTAATTTTAgttatgaatttctttttggattttactctttttctgtttatttatttatttttactgtatatAGTTGCAGGATGGAACAAGGCTCCAGAAAGTGAGAGTAGAAATGAACCAATTGATGTCGATGATGAACCAATTGATGTTGACACAGATAGTGAGTAACTTAACTTTATGCGTAACACTGTGTTTGGTTGGAAAGAAGGAATTGATAcgtaaagaaaagaaacgaAACAAAACGTAaggaaatgaaattaatttaactgTATTTTAATTTGGGTGCTTggatgaataaaagaaataaagagagaagaatataaatttactcgttttttactttttcttcacaaattGGAGAGAAATGAGAATTTTAAGAggttttattcttaattttttgtttttatcttttttttttcgaaAACCCACTTGTAACTTCTGAACaaccaaattgatttttttcttcttttcttttcttgggaAATATTGgtttataatttctttgatttcttttgtaCTAGCTaaaaaatggattaaaaaagaaaatatttcatttgttttcttttcctttgtgCAATTATTGCACCAAATAATGTAATTGtctttctccttcttctttttttctcctaACAATTTTCATCTATTCTGTAATTTTCCATTTGTTACAGGAGGAATGACGGCTGATTGTGAGGAAATTGGCGTTGGATTAGTAGATATTGATGCTAATAGTGCAGCCCATTGTCACAAACTCACTGTTTCATCTCCTATCAGCATGATTCAGGAAGATAGTGCTGTAAAGGAAATCTCTGGTTTGGATGTACATGTGCTGTCTAGTTCTTCAAAATATGAGGTATGCTCATGCATTGCCATAGTTTATTTCAACTGGAAATGTTTTTtctaaattactaaatattgCTTTTTAATGAGAGTAGATATTTTGTGGAGAAAATTCAATTTGCAGCAGAACGATAACAAGATTATGATAAATTAATGCAATTGTTATTGAAGTTATTGCAGAATGTCCCGAGGGGTATGATTTCAGATGATGGTGACAAAAGTGGAATGAGTTCTTCATCGACTTCCATCTGTATGCTTGAAGAGAATGAAGGTTTGTTctcccattttctttttcttacacTGCTTGCTTATTTTGCTCTTTACTTTCAGTGTTATATATTGTTATATGATGTTACTGAAAAACTCTACATTGTTTCAGTTCCATCAACTGAGCCAGAGACGGAGTATTGTTCTCTTGGACATAAAATTGTAAGtgttctattattattttgaaaagctTAAACAGgtaattgattattattatcaatattgTTGCTGGTGCTGTTGTTATATCATGTTAGGTTCCAATGGCTTTGTGAAGATGCAATTATCAATGATTGGTGCAGccataataattttgaaattatctTTTGTTAGTTAATGTGCATGAAAGATTATAATGTTATCATAGTTAATAATTGTTGATGCAGTACATGTTAAATAGTTTGTCATTCTGCATGTATTGCTTTTATCAAGGTGAAAACTTTAATAATAGGTTTTgggattcaattcaaaataagaaaacatttAAGGTTAATACATAAAAGATATGTTTTGAAGGTGAGGTTTGTCTAAAAACATTTaatcataattttcttttcttttcttttcatatattatgCTGGGTTGGTGAGGTCTATTCGTTAGTAAACAAAATTGGTGCATTTTTGAAGTAACGCAGGATGATCAATCCATTGTTTATTGCAatggattttttatttttctttcctcaCTTTTGAGAGCTTatcattttgaattattaacCAGACCAAATCTGTTATCCTCAGCTTtgttttcaattcttttacaGGATATCTTAAACAATGCAGTTGTTGTTTTCCCTGATTTTATCCTATATGGGGACATAAATGGTACCGAGTCTTGCTTAACTTTCTCAAGCAGCCACATCAGAGTTGAGGGTCTAACTATAAATGGATCCAAGGGGTCATTTAATGCCGAATGGGCTATTGCTGATATTGTTAGTATCGAGTCTGAATGGTGTGGGAGGGTGAGTTATCCTGCTATATCCTTTATGTACTTGTTGATGTATGTGAATTTGAAGTTCTTAGATTATTTTCTGTAGGTTGAAACTGCTATGATCAAACTTCATCTTAAACCAAATGTTTCTGAGAGTGTGGGaaattcaaatgaatcttCAGGTTTGTGCATTtctactaattaattttaacagaGCTTTCTGTGTTGGAATAAGTTATGGAATGGAAGCAACACAATAAGCATGTTCTGTTCAGTCTTTCGCGCACACACACACGCACAGACACACACTTGGGATCTTGCTCCTCTCTAGTGCTAGGGGAATCCTCTTTTGATGGCTTATGAGTTCTTTGGTtgctttaatatatttttccttttcagaTGTTTGTTCAGATGTGCCTTGGATAGTATTTGCATTGCTTAAATCAAATAGCTAATCACTTATTTATGTCAGAATTTGGAATctatgctttttcttttttttatcctAGGTATAGAATCCCATTTCATCACATATGAATGATACTTGATAGATCAAATCCTTTTGCTGACAATGAATAATCCACTTACTTATACTTGTGATCATTGTCATTCTATTTCCCTGGAGAGctcaaataaattctttttctcccAAATGTGTGCAGGCATTGACGAGTTGAAGGTTTCAGTGTATGATCCTTGTTGGTCCGAAGGACAAGAAGCAATCAAATCATTGGATGTCAGATACAGAGATATCTGGAATGTTATTATTGAGTGAGTTTTGATTGGCTAGTATTTGGTCCAATCTATATGTTCATGTGTGTACTCAGCACGAAGAGTTAAGTTTTTAACCAACTGATGCACTGCTTTTTATGCCATATGATTGTTAGCGTTATAGTTCTCTTGTTGAATAGCTTGTGATTTAACTGTTCTTCATATACCagctctttctctctctatgtACTTATGGGAAGTGTCATCCTCAATTTCACTGCTTTTTAATGGGAATCCTTCCTTAATTCTGAAGCAAATgttgataaattatttctgGCTTCATGTGGGTcacattttctaatttctaccTTTTCTTCTGCTCTTACAGCAGTGATCAGGAAAAGGATGACAAGGCTTTTGCAGAATCCTACAGTGTGGCCTTTCCAAAGCCATTTCTTCATGTGTAAGTCAAAAGGAATATTTTTCTGCTGTTTTGCTTATGAACTAAAAGTCTATTGAGCTATTATTACTGAGaccattttgatttctttattgatctttttcctttttcctttgtttttaatttttctattttcttaattatgaTTTGGTAGTTATGTATATTACTTATCAGGAATCTCGCAAGAATGTGATCTTTTGCATTATACATCTGCATTACTCATGTGGTTCAGTTCCTATTCATATATGCTAGTATGCATGAATTCCTCTTGACAAACGTTCTCTTTAGACTTAATTTgctttagttttcttttgatCATTCTCTTTGATTTAAGTTGTTTTGTTTCAGTCTTGATGAGACCTTTGAAGATGTTATTTATCCAGAAGGGGATCCTGATGCTGTTTCAATTAGTAAGAGAGATGTTGAGCTTCTCCGGCCAGAGACATTCATCAATGATACCATCATTGACTTCTATATAAAGTAAGTTATTGCAATAACATGTTATTGTGGGTTGAATTTGTTTCTGATACCTAAGTTTGGTCTTATCTAGGGATGCTAGaaaatccttttttttcttttccagttTGCTTTTACTGATTTTAACCTTGACTGATGTAAGATAAGAACATTAATGAATCAGGATCTTGAGATTGCAGTTAAGAATTCCACTTGTTTATTATTCCCTTCCTTTTGTCAATTTCGTCTTAAGTTGTTCGTTACTGATGATGTTCATCTGCAGGAGGAAATGTTCTTGATTAGATTGTATAGCTTGGTCTTAAATTTTAGGAATTCTTAGTGTACAAGGGTCAAATATTTTGGGAGGAAGGATTTGAGTTCGAAGTGTTTGCTTTCGTTATTGACTTTGAATAAGCTTTCTGACAATGAACTTCTTTCTCACAGTTATGATACTGTTTGCTGGATAAGCTTTTGAAATACTTCGTAGGTTGGGCAAGCTATGTTTTTCTTGGAGAAATTGAGTAAATCTTCCCACTGTCTTAACACAATGGTCAAGTTAGAGTTTTACACCCAATTTTTCATTGACTAGATCAAGATAATGGCATCACAATTTAGGTCTTAGCCTGacattaaattttcttttatcagaGTTCTTGGGCCTGGCACTTAGGATGATTTTAGCCAGATATATGTCTTAAAATTCATCTTGATTGATGTTTACTTCTATAACAGAAATGCAGCATATTGTGCAATAAGGCTTtctaattaattcatttactGAAAAGATTAGAGGAATAATGAACATGGGATTCTGGTTAATTCAGGTTGGCAAGCTCGGTAGCCTTTTTTTGCTCATCCTTTTTATAGTTGATAGGCTTTCCAAAGTAaacttgatttttaatttatatgcgagtaacattttttttttctgttttttttttggtgaTCATTTGGGTATAAGTGTTTATAACGATTTATATGTATTGAAAAGCGTGGACCAACTAAAGGGCATTGAATAAAAATCTGGACAGGCAGCTTTGGTTCTGTATAGAGGGTGGCATGTAATACTtaacatataatattactaTACTCTGAAGAGGTTTTTTACCTGGAGGTTTTAGCTCATGCTGTTTCCTTACTTTTTTGAAGCATGATTAAATTCTTTTCAGATTGTTAGGGGAGGATAAAATTTGTCTTATTTGGTGTAAGGTCCCTGTTTTATGCAATAGAAGAATTTACCAGTCTTTCAACTGTCCTACTATCagatttttaaagaataaaattcaaCCAGAGGACCAGCATAGGTACCACTTCTTCAATAGTTTTTTCTTTCGGAAGCTTGCTGATCTAGATAAGGATCCATCTGGTGCATGTGAGGGCAGGGCTGCATTTCAACGTGTTCGTAAGTGGACTAAAAAAGTTAATCTGTTTGAGAAGGATTTCATATTCATTCCTGTAAATTATAGGTATGGAATTTGTTTTGCATTATCCTTCCTGTGCACAGAATAACTTCTCCTCCCTGCTTTGCTAATATCAATATGGGTTAATATCAACTGCAGTCTTCACTGGAGTTTGATAGTCATTTGTCATCCGGGTGAAGTGGCTCACTTCAGAGGCAAGGGCATGTCTGAAAGTTTTAGTTTTGAGGCATTGCTGGCTTTTTTTTGCTTAGTTCCGTATCCTTATATCTGATAATCTTGCAGATGAAGAATGTGAAATTGCACCTAAAGTACCATGCATCTTGCACATGGATTCTATTAGAGGAAGTCACAGGGGTCTCAAGAATCTCATTCAAAGGTAAACTTCTTTGTCACCTTTTCAGCAACTTCTACGTGATTTTGGACTGTTGTGGACTTAAATAATTTGTTTCAGAGGTGatgattgatatttatttcgtggtttttattattattattgttaatgtTGTTACTATACAACACGTAATTGCATGCAGAAACATAAATACAAAACCTAAAAGATGTGTAGGCTCCATAAGCTGAATAACATTAGTGACATGCACCTGAAAGCTGTTGAAGTTTCAGTGCATATGGAAGCTAAAGTAACTGCCTTATTCCACAGCAAAGTAATGGATATATTCTGGTTTTCAAATGCACAGAATCCTTCTTTTTGTACTCATAAGCTACATTTGGATCCAACAAAAGATTCTAAAGATTTGAGATGTTATTATTTCATCATCTTAGGATGTTATAAATTTAGTTGCTATAAACTTCCAGCACATATTGATGTGCAGTGAATACTATAAGGGACAACTTAAAATGTACGTACTGGGTGAGAAATTGGAAAACAAAATTTTGCATAGCCCTAAGCAAAGATTTGCATTGACAACTTGCAGAAGTATTGAATGAAAATGTGAATACCATCGTTGCACAATTGAAAAAGGCTACATATATGCAAGAATTTTCTGACCTGTTTGTTCCCAGTGAAAAGTTAAAACCTCTCGCCTTTGCAACTCtttgttataaaaattcaCATGCTAATATATGTTTGAGAGTGGGCGTCTGTTACCTCGGTATGAATTTTTTGAAATGCAAATGATACTCAAATGGTGAATGTGCTAATTGGAGATGGTTGGATAGGATATCATAGCATTGTTCActtcaattatttttggaGGTTTCCTGTAacttctttgtttctttctttctcttacaGATTGTACATGTTCTCAGTTTCAGAACTTCTTTTGCTTTCGGTTTAAATTTGGGATTTCAAAATTGCTGTCTGATTTTATTCTTCATGCGTTTGTTTATGCATGACAGTTACCTATGTGAAGAGTGGAAAGAGAGGCATAGTGAGATTCTGGATGATGCATCTTCAAAGTTCTCATGTTTACGGTTTGTTCCACTTGAGGTATACCTATAGGTCTCAATCTTTCTTCTAGTTCGTTAACTGGTTTATAAGTTAGAGAAACTGTTTCTGTTTAGTTATCTAGCTCTTGATGCCATTTCCTAGCCTTTGGATGGATATTTAGTCTCCTATCTAAACTGAATTAGTGTGATTTTCTTTTGGGACGATTGAAATAAGAATCAGAGTTGCTTTCAGtgaattttttctatttaatataaagaaatgtAAGATAAGTCATGAAAGTGGTTCGTTTGGATATCTCGATGACTTAGCTGATTGCTAAAGCTTTCCTCAATGAGTTGAACCTTAATAAACTGGTTGTAGAGAAATCCAAGCTATTTAAATTCTGAAAGGAAAATGGCTTCACTGCTATTACCATTGCAAACTCATGAAAAGGGGAAGCAACTTGTAAGAACACCACATTGGCATATAGTACATCCAATAGTTCGCAGGTCATTGCTGACTGCATTTTATAGGCAGTACCGAAAAACTGGGATGCAATTGTCTACTTCAATAAGAATGGATATCTACACAAGGCTTGAACAATTTTTAAgagaataaaaacacaat
The nucleotide sequence above comes from Ricinus communis isolate WT05 ecotype wild-type chromosome 6, ASM1957865v1, whole genome shotgun sequence. Encoded proteins:
- the LOC8266870 gene encoding probable ubiquitin-like-specific protease 2A isoform X3, yielding MLFLLLHSTIRKKQTSVSLYCHSVEFRERVVMTRSSKAGVTTSSKRLSVFDFSEDDGRIETASKKLINRFRNRNDDNNNNNKNNYVKRKRHSFFSSSIDKYKFLECFAGWNKAPESESRNEPIDVDDEPIDVDTDRGMTADCEEIGVGLVDIDANSAAHCHKLTVSSPISMIQEDSAVKEISGLDVHVLSSSSKYENVPRGMISDDGDKSGMSSSSTSICMLEENEVPSTEPETEYCSLGHKIDILNNAVVVFPDFILYGDINGTESCLTFSSSHIRVEGLTINGSKGSFNAEWAIADIVSIESEWCGRVETAMIKLHLKPNVSESVGNSNESSGIDELKVSVYDPCWSEGQEAIKSLDVRYRDIWNVIIDSDQEKDDKAFAESYSVAFPKPFLHVLDETFEDVIYPEGDPDAVSISKRDVELLRPETFINDTIIDFYIKFLKNKIQPEDQHRYHFFNSFFFRKLADLDKDPSGACEGRAAFQRVRKWTKKVNLFEKDFIFIPVNYSLHWSLIVICHPGEVAHFRDEECEIAPKVPCILHMDSIRGSHRGLKNLIQSYLCEEWKERHSEILDDASSKFSCLRFVPLELPQQENSFDCGLFLLHYVELFLEGVPINFSPFKITESSNFLNRNWFPPLEASLKRSRIKKLICEILEARSQKAPQGESNAKNTCSQFFDTDEQGTGKEYLEKTCSLVKMYQGDSSSPNTDLRISLPSVYCQRVVQQQIKEPGLHTRELFEPGTSVRASGDNYLEMEACRPGYMSPIQEVEESVERISDSSSDPEYHCQYDTSYFRKDFKSFETSWEHNGSLMELYDADTDDDWSSGISSSDSQKSSEIGVDENHLHQESSTPFEDLETCVVEDSEEADWTHKGNDSTPNNGEFGSVDKIVRKHDVPVGNDNLMSESDEQAAKSPKFISPEG
- the LOC8266870 gene encoding probable ubiquitin-like-specific protease 2A isoform X1, with the protein product MLFLLLHSTIRKKQTSVSLYCHSVEFRERVVMTRSSKAGVTTSSKRLSVFDFSEDDGRIETASKKLINRFRNRNDDNNNNNKNNYVKRKRHSFFSSSIDKYKFLECFAGWNKAPESESRNEPIDVDDEPIDVDTDRGMTADCEEIGVGLVDIDANSAAHCHKLTVSSPISMIQEDSAVKEISGLDVHVLSSSSKYELLQNVPRGMISDDGDKSGMSSSSTSICMLEENEVPSTEPETEYCSLGHKIDILNNAVVVFPDFILYGDINGTESCLTFSSSHIRVEGLTINGSKGSFNAEWAIADIVSIESEWCGRVETAMIKLHLKPNVSESVGNSNESSGIDELKVSVYDPCWSEGQEAIKSLDVRYRDIWNVIIDSDQEKDDKAFAESYSVAFPKPFLHVLDETFEDVIYPEGDPDAVSISKRDVELLRPETFINDTIIDFYIKFLKNKIQPEDQHRYHFFNSFFFRKLADLDKDPSGACEGRAAFQRVRKWTKKVNLFEKDFIFIPVNYSLHWSLIVICHPGEVAHFRDEECEIAPKVPCILHMDSIRGSHRGLKNLIQSYLCEEWKERHSEILDDASSKFSCLRFVPLELPQQENSFDCGLFLLHYVELFLEGVPINFSPFKITESSNFLNRNWFPPLEASLKRSRIKKLICEILEARSQKAPQGESNAKNTCSQFFDTDEQGTGKEYLEKTCSLVKMYQGDSSSPNTDLRISLPSVYCQRVVQQQIKEPGLHTRELFEPGTSVRASGDNYLEMEACRPGYMSPIQEVEESVERISDSSSDPEYHCQYDTSYFRKDFKSFETSWEHNGSLMELYDADTDDDWSSGISSSDSQKSSEIGVDENHLHQESSTPFEDLETCVVEDSEEADWTHKGNDSTPNNGEFGSVDKIVRKHDVPVGNDNLMSESDEQAAKSPKFISPEG
- the LOC8266870 gene encoding probable ubiquitin-like-specific protease 2A isoform X5, with translation MLFLLLHSTIRKKQTSVSLYCHSVEFRERVVMTRSSKAGVTTSSKRLSVFDFSEDDGRIETASKKLINRFRNRNDDNNNNNKNNYVKRKRHSFFSSSIDKYKFLECFAGWNKAPESESRNEPIDVDDEPIDVDTDRGMTADCEEIGVGLVDIDANSAAHCHKLTVSSPISMIQEDSAVKEISGLDVHVLSSSSKYELLQNVPRGMISDDGDKSGMSSSSTSICMLEENEVPSTEPETEYCSLGHKIDILNNAVVVFPDFILYGDINGTESCLTFSSSHIRVEGLTINGSKGSFNAEWAIADIVSIESEWCGRVETAMIKLHLKPNVSESVGNSNESSGIDELKVSVYDPCWSEGQEAIKSLDVRYRDIWNVIIDSDQEKDDKAFAESYSVAFPKPFLHVLDETFEDVIYPEGDPDAVSISKRDVELLRPETFINDTIIDFYIKFLKNKIQPEDQHRYHFFNSFFFRKLADLDKDPSGACEGRAAFQRVRKWTKKVNLFEKDFIFIPVNYSLHWSLIVICHPGEVAHFRDEECEIAPKVPCILHMDSIRGSHRGLKNLIQSYLCEEWKERHSEILDDASSKFSCLRFVPLELNRNWFPPLEASLKRSRIKKLICEILEARSQKAPQGESNAKNTCSQFFDTDEQGTGKEYLEKTCSLVKMYQGDSSSPNTDLRISLPSVYCQRVVQQQIKEPGLHTRELFEPGTSVRASGDNYLEMEACRPGYMSPIQEVEESVERISDSSSDPEYHCQYDTSYFRKDFKSFETSWEHNGSLMELYDADTDDDWSSGISSSDSQKSSEIGVDENHLHQESSTPFEDLETCVVEDSEEADWTHKGNDSTPNNGEFGSVDKIVRKHDVPVGNDNLMSESDEQAAKSPKFISPEG
- the LOC8266870 gene encoding probable ubiquitin-like-specific protease 2A isoform X2, with translation MLFLLLHSTIRKKQTSVSLYCHSVEFRERVVMTRSSKAGVTTSSKRLSVFDFSEDDGRIETASKKLINRFRNRNDDNNNNNKNNYVKRKRHSFFSSSIDKYKFLECFAGWNKAPESESRNEPIDVDDEPIDVDTDRGMTADCEEIGVGLVDIDANSAAHCHKLTVSSPISMIQEDSAVKEISGLDVHVLSSSSKYELLQNVPRGMISDDGDKSGMSSSSTSICMLEENEVPSTEPETEYCSLGHKIDILNNAVVVFPDFILYGDINGTESCLTFSSSHIRVEGLTINGSKGSFNAEWAIADIVSIESEWCGRVETAMIKLHLKPNVSESVGNSNESSGIDELKVSVYDPCWSEGQEAIKSLDVRYRDIWNVIIDDQEKDDKAFAESYSVAFPKPFLHVLDETFEDVIYPEGDPDAVSISKRDVELLRPETFINDTIIDFYIKFLKNKIQPEDQHRYHFFNSFFFRKLADLDKDPSGACEGRAAFQRVRKWTKKVNLFEKDFIFIPVNYSLHWSLIVICHPGEVAHFRDEECEIAPKVPCILHMDSIRGSHRGLKNLIQSYLCEEWKERHSEILDDASSKFSCLRFVPLELPQQENSFDCGLFLLHYVELFLEGVPINFSPFKITESSNFLNRNWFPPLEASLKRSRIKKLICEILEARSQKAPQGESNAKNTCSQFFDTDEQGTGKEYLEKTCSLVKMYQGDSSSPNTDLRISLPSVYCQRVVQQQIKEPGLHTRELFEPGTSVRASGDNYLEMEACRPGYMSPIQEVEESVERISDSSSDPEYHCQYDTSYFRKDFKSFETSWEHNGSLMELYDADTDDDWSSGISSSDSQKSSEIGVDENHLHQESSTPFEDLETCVVEDSEEADWTHKGNDSTPNNGEFGSVDKIVRKHDVPVGNDNLMSESDEQAAKSPKFISPEG
- the LOC8266870 gene encoding probable ubiquitin-like-specific protease 2A isoform X4; this encodes MLFLLLHSTIRKKQTSVSLYCHSVEFRERVVMTRSSKAGVTTSSKRLSVFDFSEDDGRIETASKKLINRFRNRNDDNNNNNKNNYVKRKRHSFFSSSIDKYKFLECFAGWNKAPESESRNEPIDVDDEPIDVDTDRGMTADCEEIGVGLVDIDANSAAHCHKLTVSSPISMIQEDSAVKEISGLDVHVLSSSSKYELLQNVPRGMISDDGDKSGMSSSSTSICMLEENEVPSTEPETEYCSLGHKIDILNNAVVVFPDFILYGDINGTESCLTFSSSHIRVEGLTINGSKGSFNAEWAIADIVSIESEWCGRVETAMIKLHLKPNVSESVGNSNESSGIDELKVSVYDPCWSEGQEAIKSLDVRYRDIWNVIIDSDQEKDDKAFAESYSVAFPKPFLHVLDETFEDVIYPEGDPDAVSISKRDVELLRPETFINDTIIDFYIKFLKNKIQPEDQHRAAFQRVRKWTKKVNLFEKDFIFIPVNYSLHWSLIVICHPGEVAHFRDEECEIAPKVPCILHMDSIRGSHRGLKNLIQSYLCEEWKERHSEILDDASSKFSCLRFVPLELPQQENSFDCGLFLLHYVELFLEGVPINFSPFKITESSNFLNRNWFPPLEASLKRSRIKKLICEILEARSQKAPQGESNAKNTCSQFFDTDEQGTGKEYLEKTCSLVKMYQGDSSSPNTDLRISLPSVYCQRVVQQQIKEPGLHTRELFEPGTSVRASGDNYLEMEACRPGYMSPIQEVEESVERISDSSSDPEYHCQYDTSYFRKDFKSFETSWEHNGSLMELYDADTDDDWSSGISSSDSQKSSEIGVDENHLHQESSTPFEDLETCVVEDSEEADWTHKGNDSTPNNGEFGSVDKIVRKHDVPVGNDNLMSESDEQAAKSPKFISPEG